The genomic window TGACTTAATGCAATATCGCTCACCGAATATTTGTACCCTTGAAATATTTCTTTCTGGATCCAGATGAAATAAACAGTTCAGATTGTccaaatgttcttttaaaattgcAGATTCCATATTTTTTTCCCTGAATAAACTAGTATCGTCAAAACAAAGAGAACTTGAAAATTAGTAGTGTAGCAATAAACTTCACATCTGCTTATAACATATGCCACCATATATGGAACTTAACTctgaactttaatttttttttgcaaataacaGCCTTCAGAATAAAATCACAAGACTGTAAACTTTATTAAACTGTAAATAAACTAATCATAGGGCTAAACGTTCAGGGAAATTACACAGTTTACCCAATGTCTGACCAATATTAATGTTTGGTCATTCAGGGAATTGTTATCCCACCTTTCTATAAAAATAACACTCAAGGTGGATTAATGAGATTTTAAAATACAACAtaatataaacttttaaaaagaaaaagcaagtgTTTACAAAATAGGGTACCATCACACAAATGGTGGCAACTAAAACGTTTGCCAAATATTAGGACCCTCTGAGAGGGTAGACTTTAGCAAGGTGAGAGAGTTTAATTGCTgtgcaatgccatacagtccccgttccagagctgccatttcctccagggaaactgataacTATCATCATACTTGATATTGTATCTTAGGAAGTGTGCGtgcgcatgaaagctcataccttgaataaagctttgttggtcttaaaactttgagagccagtttggtgtagtagttaggacttctaatctggcaagctgggttcgattctgcgcccccccacacggagccagctgagtgaccttgggcttgccacggcactgataaaactgttcggatcaagcagtgatatcagggctctctcagcctcacccacctcacagggtgtctgttgtggggagaggaaagggaaggtgactgtaagcggctttgagaggcctttgggtagagaaaaagcagcatataagaaccaactcttcttcttcaaaagtgccactggactctaaatttgttctgctcctgagaccatcacggctacccacttgaatctatcatcaTACTTGTTAAATAAAACAGTAGTCCAGGGGCTGTACAACTTttaaagcagagttacacctttctaaacccattgaccttAATGGGCTTGGAAGAGTGTAAATCTGTGTGGGATGGCACTGTCAAAAACTAACacaagtcagagctcacttcatgaGATGTCAATTTAAATAAACTGTTAGTCTTGAGGGTGTCATTGGACTCCagggctttgtttgtttgttttgctgccaCAGACTACCCATCCAGAGCAATCATTCTGGTTACCCCTTCTGGGAAGATAAATTCAGGTAGGTACCCATGTTGGCCTgaggtggggttgccaggtcccccctgaccACCAGCagtcaattggggggggggggagatctgcattgccagatccaggtcgggAAGCTGCtagagatttgtggatggagcccagggagggcagggaacTCAATGGGGTACACAATGTAGAGTTCACGCTCCAAAcaatccatcttctccagggggaatTATTTTCGTAGCGTTTTAATTCCTTGAAATCCTGGCCCCTCcaggcaatagaacaaagtttgagtccagtggcaccttaagaccaacaaaatttaattccgAATATAAGCTAAACttcgttgctcttaaaggtgccactggactcgaactttgctCTTCTGGGTATCCCAGTCGGCCTTCCTCCATGACCTTCCTTGGACACCTTCTCTCAGTGGAAAAGGGGAGCCCCCTGCCCGCGATCCCCGTAGAGGGGGCACACCCGACCATAAGAAAGCGCAGCACATGGATGCTTGCACGGCACCTTGTCTCTTGCGCTTCTCAACTGCAGGCGGCGCGCGCCCCGTCTTTCTTGTGCGAGGCCAACCTGAGAGGCGTGCCGAGGGGCGTGGCTTCGCGGGGGCAGAGGTTGCTGCGTCAATATGGCGTCTCCCATGGAGCTGAGCTGCTGGGGTGGCGGTTGGGGGTTGCCGTCCGTGCACGCGGAGTGCCTCGTTGTCATGGTAACGGCGGGCCTGAACGGCcggttggagggggaggggggagagctcgGCTCCATTAGAGCCTCGGGATGGGGAGGGCGAGGCCCGGGGCTTCTCGGTGGGACAAACGTGGCTCACTTCGGAGAAGGGATCTTGTTTTGCCCCCGCCGCCTAAGACGGTTTTTGCTCAGCTGTCGAGAACCTCTCCGGTTTTGCCCTCTGCTTACAAGTGAGCCCCGTGAGTTCGGTGCAGCAGGATAATAAAGGAAGCAGACAGTATTCAAGCGTAGCAAAATGCCTTTTGCCGTATCACAGTACCCGTGGGCAGAGAATGTTTAAATCAGAAGGAAGTTGGAGAAAtggcctctttctctttctgtgctCTGAATTTCTGCACGAGGGCCCCAGTTCTGCTCTAGATGGTTGGTCTAGTTGCCCCAGATAGCAGTGAATGTTCCCCTCCAAATCCAAAGGTTCATCTGTTTCCTGGGTTGTCTAGATGAGCAGCACAACTGTGAAGGCAGTTGTGTTGTCTTGATGACCATAAGCCGTACGTGTAGCAATGATGTGCCTGGTGGACTAGGGAGAAGGTGATGCAGCAGTAATGCTTCTGCTGCGTAGGCATGAACCCAATGGACAGCCCATTTAATCAACTGGAGATCGCTCATCCATGTTCATGGATCTGTATGGCGCCCCTCATGCCTCTTGTAGTAATAGTAGCATAATGTGATTGTATATCCCAGGACTGGCATGAGACTTATTGTAAATATACAAGCTTACCATCCATCCTCACAATTAAATTGCCTGAAGTCTGCATAATAAATTACTGAGTTTATTTTGTAACTTTTATTGCAGGCATATGGGAGGTTTTCTGGTGCACCGCTGAAAGTGAATGTTGTAGATAATTCGTGGAGAGCTCCAAGAGGTATTCCATTAGAATTTTTAACAAGCCGTATTAGGCTCCATTTTAAGAAACAGCTTCTTATGTACTTGGATTTCCATGGATAGGCTGTTAAAGCTGACATTGTTCAGGAGCAAAATGTTGATAAGACCAAATACAATGCACTTTCTTGCAAGCCATCTGTTGCACCAAATCATGTTGGGTGTTGCACTGACTTAGCATCTCAGGACAGCGCAGCTGTACTGTGAAAATCATATGTTGGTGCTGAGGGGGATTAATGGCAGAAGGGTAAAATTTTGCACAATCCCTGCATGTTAATAAAAGAAAAGTCCTTCCCCTGTTGCACGGGTGCAGTGCAACTACAAGATATGACTATCTTAGCTTGCTCAGGCAAATGTCTGACATAGCACCAATTCTCCGGGGATACCCAAAGTATTAAACTGGTAGGATGTCTCATATGAGCAAATCTGAGCATCGGTTAAACTAACATTAGTCAGGTATTTCTGGTTATATGATCTTGACATTAATTCTTAACTTTTAGGAAGTGTACCATTATTGGTATCGGATGACATTGTTATTTCTCAGCCAGCAAAAATACTAAACTTCTTAAGAAAACAGGTGGGTTTCCAAATTTGGCATCTCGTGTTTCGGCCTGTTTAACgtttaaaaatgatttttcatTGTTGCACTTGCATTTATTTGTGAACGGCTATCCTATGCAAAATGCAGAAAGTCTCATGCATAGGGTCAAGGCTGCAGCATGACTGGTCCGTGGGATTTTGCTTGAAGCTACTCTGCAGACTGATGTGTGAGCCTACACAAATGCTAAAACAGTGGGATTGAATCCCACCAGTCTCTGTTGCTTTCGGTTTCTCTGCATGACTTAACTAGGAACACAAGTATACTTTGAATAAACCCTTGGCAATCTTCCTTATTGTAGCTAAACGCTTTTTCTAACTCTAAGTTCCGGAAAGTTACATCTTAGTTCTGTTACATTAACAGTCAATTTTGTTAAAATGTCTTCATTGTGTTTTAATGAATGCATTTATCCTGAGCCTTAAAAATAGATGTCGGGGTGACATCAGCAGTTCTGCTTTGAAACTTGGAAAAAATTCATGAACTTGGAAAAAATTGAGAGAaatttggtttattttatttatttaaaatattcctagagcctactttatccacaaaatacaAACTCGAGACAGATAATTTATTATATATGGTTTATTAAACCAGAAATCAATAACTGTTTTGCTTTAGAGTGACATTTGAGTGTTCAGTTTCTTTTCTGAATTGTATGATTTGTTTGTGCTCCATCTGTTTGTTGTATTTTTTACTGGCAGAAGTACAATGCTGATTATGAACTGTCTGCAAAAGAAGGAGCTGACACACTAGCCTACACTGCACTACTTGAAGAAAAGCTGCATCCTGCTTTGGTGAGTATAGAGTTGTTGTTGGGGGCCACAAATAATGATTTCAGGGGCCATTCAGCTAAAGTCAAACGCATGTCATTGTGAGATGCCTTAGGGAACCAACAGTAATTGGTGTTAAAATCAGGATTCTTAAGACAGTTTtaagattgtttgtttgttttaggcaCCTTACTTGTTTCCTGGATGCAAAGGTGCACCAACTCACACCATACCATACAGCAGATAGGGTGTCAGGATGGGGCCTAGCGTCCTGCCCTTTGGCCAATTCATGTTGTGCACTGTGGTTTCCTCAGGCATTATAAACAAGGGGGACGGGCTAGATTTCATCTTGGTACTACTACCACGTCTGGATTCTCCTTGGGTtgtgggggggagaagattgTATGTCCTATTAGTCTTCTCTCTACCTGCTTTTAAAGGCAACCATAGAGGCTGCACATGCTCCATAGGAGCCTCACCCCTTCCAGGATGGACAGAACCTGTTTTCCAAGTgtcttttcccttctttcctcctgGTAGGGGAAGGGAGCTGATCTTGAAAGCTAACCCAtgcccttcttctcctctcctacCCACCAAACAGCTGTAAGGTGTGTAGAAGTTAAAGGGGCTGCGGTATCAGCTTTCCTCTATCCCACATAGGCTGCCATAAACTTGGGTGAGCTGCCTAGTACAGCCTCAAATTGTCCTCCATCCCACCTTCAAGCTTAGGATGTGTGGAAAGTTAAATGGCCAACGATTGGAGATGCTTCCCAATGTCTTGACTTGCCCACCCTGCTGTTTGATCGCTATGGCAAGCTCAAGCAATGTTGGGGGGCTCCAGGCAGATCCTCTTCCCACAGCCCTCGCTTTCCTGCCTGGCTCCAGAGGGAATGGGGCCCGTCTTTGGAGTAGCTGCCAGTCATGTCTCATAGGTCTTGACACAATATGAGTGGTTTGCATGCTGTCCCTTCTTCTTCACTTTGCATGATAACTTCTTTGACAGACAAAAAACTTTGGTTCTTGCTAAGCTTGATGATTATTTTTGACTTGCATTTAATGCGTTCATTATCATTGTGATATAGCTCCATACTTTCTGGGTGGAAGCTGAGAATTACTACACTGTGACAAAACCATGGTTCGGTTCAAGGATTCCATTTCCCCTGAGTTGGTACCTGCCTGGGAAGATGTCTCGGGAAGCACTTAATAGGATCTTGGTGACAAAAGGAGGACCTCCATTCTGCAGTCTTGCTGAAACAGAAGCACAGGTGTGTCTTGCCTTGTTAGCCATTTCAGTTAATAATAGATGCAGATTTATTAAAATCACGTGCTAAATGTTTGCTTTCCTACTCTTTGACTGAAGAATGCAGTGTTTATATTTGGTGTCACCTTGCTTTGCATCACATTCATCCTGCTTTCCATGCAGTTTTCTCTTGTTCCTGAAtttaatgtgtactttttctatCCCACCAACACTGATTTATAGTGGGGTTAGCAAAATAGCCTTGGAAGGAGCAGTGAATTTTATTGGTCAATCAGCCTCCTAAAACAAATCCTCCACTTGCACATTTTCCTAGTgcactatatcaggggtagtcaacctgcggtcctccagatgttcatgaaatacaattcccagtgttttctggcaggggcccatgggaattatagtccatgaacatctggaggaccacaggttgactacccctgcagtatatgatattataccctgctttgggGCAAATATTTGAATTAGTAATATTCATGTAATGCCTTTTTTGTGTTGGAATAAACAGCTGAAGCCCATGTCTTGCGTACTGTTTGGTAATATGGGTGATCTTCATTCCTTACCTTAAAACACACAGGCCTGATATACACAGGCTATAAAATGAGTTGATAGAAAGGAAAGCCCTTCTTTGGACTGTCTTGAATATTCCTTCCATTAAAAACTCTCTCCAAATAGAAAACATTGACAGTAAGCTGTGAGCCAGGGTGGAATTTTTCTCACTGCTTAGTTATCTCTTTGCATGAAGGACCATTCAACTCGGAATCCAAAGTGGTACCTCCCAGTTGCTTCTGCACATATGAATCAGGCCTAAGGC from Paroedura picta isolate Pp20150507F chromosome 7, Ppicta_v3.0, whole genome shotgun sequence includes these protein-coding regions:
- the MTX3 gene encoding metaxin-3, with protein sequence MASPMELSCWGGGWGLPSVHAECLVVMAYGRFSGAPLKVNVVDNSWRAPRGSVPLLVSDDIVISQPAKILNFLRKQKYNADYELSAKEGADTLAYTALLEEKLHPALLHTFWVEAENYYTVTKPWFGSRIPFPLSWYLPGKMSREALNRILVTKGGPPFCSLAETEAQIYRDAKECLNLLSSRLGTLPFFFGNMPTTLDAFVFGFLAPLYKVQFPKVQLQDHLKQLPNLCRFCDDILSCYFRLNVTGISPAGQDPIDANLQKLTQLVNKESNLIEKMDDNLRKSPQHPPRKLTTLKLSTTGEGNSSANRLSP